The Carassius gibelio isolate Cgi1373 ecotype wild population from Czech Republic chromosome A1, carGib1.2-hapl.c, whole genome shotgun sequence region tttaaaactttggaaaagaGAAAACATCATGAGTCTTTTTTAGCTGAAGAGGTACAGAATGATTATTGGTCTCATTTCCTCTCCAACAGAATGCTTTCTCCAATAGCCACTTGCCCACTTCCCTCTCTAGTTCTTCCCCATATCTGCAGTTTTATGTACTTTAGAAAGTGTTCAACTCTGTGTGACATTTGTCACGTGACTTCCAGTGGGATTTAATATTGGCAAATACATCATCCTAGTTGTGTCCTATAGGGGCTGAAACTGCTGAGAATCCTGCTGATGCATGCAATGTTTTCTTGTTTAGTTTTTATCATCGAGCTAAAATAATTTCTGTATCCGATTCTTAACAGAAGTGTGACGTGACATGTGGccaggtatggtgacccataatcagaattagtgctctgcatctgtcccatcctaagtgcacacacacagcagtgaacacacacatacacccggagcagtgggcagccatttatgctgcggcacccagggagcagttggggttcggtgccttgctcaaagacACCTTAGTCGTGGCTGGtacgagactcgaacctgcaacctttgggttacgagTCTGTGACTATTATTCTGATTTGATAGTATCAGATATATACTATGAAAATACTTTATTATGAAATTAGTCTGAATCTTTTGTGCTCACCGAGGTtgcatgtatttgattaaaatgcagtaaaacagtaaagTATAATTCAAGCAACAGTGCTTCTTTGAGAGGTATGAATTAGTCGGATTGCACACACAAGTTATAACATTTCATTCTTAGGGTTAGAGGATGTTGCCTTAGTAAATActcttaattatattatttttttctttataacctTTAGTTTGAAATGGTGTCGTACAAGAGACTCACCCCTGAGGAAGTACATTTCTCAGGAGCTGCATTATTGGATGCTGATGAGTCGACGGACACCGATCTGAAGGAAGAACACCCAGAACTGCCCCTGCTGCCCCAGAGTCCTCGCTGCTCCATCACTATCGCCCTGCTGACCCTTGGAGGACTTATTGTGGTTCTCTCTGGTGTCTGGCTGCTTGGAACTATATTTTGGTTACATAAGCCACCCTCCACAGAACCTCACAGACCCCCTCTTCCCGCTGTGGCTAGAAGCCCAAACGGGACGTGGCTGCAGCCAGAGTCCTGCTCGCAGATACCAGAAGCTTGGAGGTTTGACTGTTATCCAGAGAGAGGTGTGGTGGTCACGGAGGAGATGTGCCATGCTCGAAACTGCTGCTTCATACAGCACTCACAGGCTAAGACATCAGGACGGAATGGAGTGCCCTGGTGTTTCTACAAACCTGACTATCCATCCTATGAGTTGGTGTCAATTACTAACACTGAGATTGGGAAGGCTGGAAAACTGCTCCGGAACAAAAAAACCTATTATCCTAAAGACATAGATGCACTGCAGCTGGAGGTGCTGTATGAGGAGGACAACAGACTGCATGTGAAGGTGGGAGCACTTTTGGTCTTCCTGTTCCTGGCTGGTTATGCTCGCCATCTCTATTTATCAAGcaaaatgttctcaaaacattatttatccaATACTGTTGACGTCGAAGTCctgaatatgaattatatatatttttttcggtGGTAAAATTATCCGTTAGCATTTATTTACATCACAGGCCTCTAGAATTAAATTAGAACTCAcgatggtaattcaaagtgctttacataaaataaagtaaaataatcacactaaaaaaacaatattcaaaaaataaaacaaggaatttaaaaacttttaaatttatttaaaatgaattttagacAGTACAgtcattttttgtatatatatatatatatatatatatatatctgttgatAGTGAATATTTATAgagttaaatgaaataattttaattaatattcatttttaatcatcgaaattaacttttaattattgaaataatgtgaaatatattattacaattcaaacaaactattttctatttttgtatTCCTGTATCATGAACAGATAACAGATCCGGCTGAAAAGAGGTATGAGGTGCCTATAGATGTTCCTGTGGTTCAGAAAAGAGCATCATCAAACCCCTCTTACACTGTAGACTTCATCAAAGAACCCTTTGGGCTGATCGTCAAGAGAGCACAGACAGGAACTGTGCTGTAAGTACTGTCTATTTTCAACTAACATGAAAACACAGAcctgttaaaaaaatacaaattgaatgATTTAGTTTCTTTAACCATTAGAAGTGATCACCAATAAACTCTTTGTATCAGTATCGAGTTATTAACATCTGTTCATGTGCCATCAGGCTGAACACATCCATAGCTCCTCTCTTCTACGCGGATCAGTTTCTGCAGATGTCCACATCATTACCATCTCGTTTCATATATGGACTGGGTGAACATCGCTCCAACTTTCTGCATGATGTCCAGTGGAACACTCTCACTATGTGGGCTCGAGATGTCCCACCCATGGTACCTTGACATAAGTCTTCTGACGTATGAATCTGTCAGTTCTGTTTCAAATCTAATAACAAgccttaaagaaacagttcatgcaaaaatacattttctgaaaatgtgctCATCCTCTGATCATCTAACATTGAAGTGTTTGTTgtttcattggaacagatttggagaaattttgcattacatgacttgcttaccaatggatccactgcaatgaatgggtgccgtcagaataagagtccaaacagctgataaaaacatcacaatattccacaagtaatccacacggcTGCAGCCCATCAATTCATGTATTGTGAAGCTGCTTGGttataagaaacaaaaacaacaaaaagatgattttaacttcagtccattgcttctggccaaaatacaagtccatgATCCACTATAATGCATTGTCTAgggaaaaagtccatccccttgttgtcctctcacatcaaaatccagctaCATAGCTGTTTAGAAATTGTAAATGGTGCTTAGCctgtgtatatttctctcctgattcagaaagaTTACTTTTCTCTCTAAAGGAAGCCATTTCATGGATAGGGGACTCATATTTAAGCCAGAAACAATGGATTTGAagtaaaaatcattaataatggATTAAAAACAAACACGTCATAGACATTAATAGATGGACTGCAGTCTTGTGGATTGCttatggattattttaatgtttttatcagctgtttgaactctcattctgacggcacccatttcctgtagaggatccattggtgagcatatTACATTGAACATTATAACTTGACCCCCTTAAAAGCACTTCAAGCATCATTCCAGATTAGTATATGTTCCAGATCGCACTGAATGTTCTGCGTTTGTTGATTGTCGGTTCTTTCAGGAGCTGACCAACCTCTATGGCGTCCATCCCTTTTATCTTTCCATGGAATCTGATGGAATGGCACATGGGTTTTTCATGCTCAACAGCAATGCAATGGGTAGGCTCACACATATGCACACGTGATTCTAAATTGACATTGAGGTGAATGTGCATTTAGTATTCTTCCAATGCAAACCATGTACCACTTCACAAGCAGTGAATCTCCGTTTAAATAGTATAAACCTGCTTTGACTGAATTAGGTTGCATGTTATTTTTGCTCTGAGCCTTGTTTGATTTGTCATGATTATGATAAGCCTTGTATTTGATCATGATAATACACCCAATTATaagattaatattttgtgttgtCAGAGACATTCATGTCTATGTTCCTATCAAGAATAATCATATCAGCTTCACATCAGCTTCCTACACGATACTTTGAACTATTAGTTGTGTTAATTTGTAAACTTTTATGAAAATCTATTTATCtaaataacaacttttttttttggctttttgcaTTTGGTTCTGAAATGCTCTGCATTTTGCCCGTCAATCTGTGTTGTACGGGATAATGTCAAGatggtgtttgtgtttaaagggggggtgaaatgctcgttttcactcaatatcatgttaatcttgagtacctatagagtagtacagcATCTcttataactccaaaaagtatttagttttattatattcataagagaaagatagtctgtaccgatttttcccggaaaaacacgagcgcctggaggcgtgacgtttgggcggagctaaagaatcttgagcgccagttgcgttgagagcttttggaagctgtgacagctgtgaaggctgaaactgaacgagagcagcagcagcaaggactcgctccgagcggggctcgaacccgtgtctccgatgggaggcggacgcactaacaagaagacagagatatttgaagcagttttactcaccgcctgtggttccaacacacagtcgtgaccctttttcgttgggattgcatcatccttaagaaataaacgatacgcaaatccgtcgtcaaacttggcttttttgtaaaacaagcatcttcgaaatgcagggaacaaacacaaacacttgcacaactccgttgatgctctgtaaaaataaactccatccactggtcccttaatgctgttttttctttggtaatctgtgcagggttgtcttgccctggcaaccaaaaacacacttcttttgtgacatttcgcgacgctctcgctctgatcagtgaagtctgttgtgctctcagtgctctgctatacgggagcgtgcgctcttctggcagaagtgcacttaggacccatataaggaaattccgctccatctaacgtcacacagagccatactcgaaaaaaactttcagaaacttgtgacaaaccggaaggagtatttttggaacagaaatactccttcaaacgtacaacttaatttttttaactttgtccatgtttagcatgggaatccaactctttaacagtgtaaaaaactcagtgtgcatgaaatagcatttcaccccccctttaacatcagCCATTGGTTCTGCAGAAACGCATGAAAGCAGATTGCTAAAATCTTTTTTCGTCTTTTGTGACGTATATCTAAATCAAACTTGCTTctcgaaaaaaagaaaaatggcaaagcagaattttatACCTCGGGAATTGATCGGATTGTTGTATCGTTGTTGTTTGCTAATACCTGCGACTCAAGTTACTATatactatttatgtatttatttatacattctttgaaattatatttttcaatttacCATATTTGTAAATACTTTATGCATGATTCTTCACGGCATTACAGTGGTGCATGTCTgaaaaaatgctattaaaatgctAAAGATGGTATTAAACAATGGTAATGCCTTCTCATACTTGTGTAGGTATGTGCTGTCTGAACTGAGTAATGACTTGTGTAAAAAATCTTTGTAGATGTGGCTTTGCAGCCTGCTCCCGCTATCACCTGGCGCATGATTGGTGGAATCCTTGACTTTTACATTTTCCTAGGCCCGGATCCCAGCTCTGTGATCGCTCAGTACTTGGATGTTGTAGGTCAGCAAGCATCATGAGCAGTATTTGATAAGTATTTGTGACATGAGGTTTATGAACTaatcattatatattttctttttccgAAGGGAAGCCTGCAATGCCCATCTACTGGGCTCTGGGCTATCATCTCTGCCGATGGGGCTACAAGTCAAGTGACAAAACCTGGAATGTTGTAAAAGAAATGCGTAATTTTGGGATACCTCAGGTACTGTAGTTCTTAGATTGGTTGGAATTTTAACTCTTCAGCTGTAACCCTCCAGATTTACGCTTTCGACAGACatcaagaaaaattattaaataaattcagcacggaaaatgcaaaaaatgtataACATTACAGTATCTCTTCTTTAGTATTGTTACTGTTAGCTAAAACTATTAACTAGTTTTGTTTTCAGTAATTGTAAtcaagcttaaataaaatattaatatataaaaaataataataataattgtttctttggctactaactgaaaaaaaaagaagttgaagtaatacttaaaaaaaaataaaaatactgtaatgctATATACTCACACACCGGTATAtgacatgacaaaaacacatagAATTATTAGaattgaaactaaaattaaaataaataaatctaatcaaaaatatacatactgtaatagtaaataaataatagtagtatATAACTCAATCAGCAATGCTTCTTTACCCCCAAAGCAAACAATGAGCTGTTGTGATGAACCACAGAAAAACACTTGGCATTATGCATCTAGCATAAGGAATAGAAAGCTTTGCACTAGTTGCAAATTGTTCAAAtagcaaactgattttttttttctgtctttcaggaTGTTCAGTGGAATGACATTGACTACATGGATCATGCTTTAGATTTCACTTATGACACTATGAACTTTTCCACCCTTCCTGACCTTGTGAAAGACCTTCATAGACATGATCAACACTACGTCATGATCCTGGTACACATGCACTTTGACACAATTACACAAGAATCATTTGTGAAATGAATGAACTACCCCTGTAGTTACTCTTTCAGAACACCTAAATGGTCTTGAAAGGTaactgacttcatacatccacTAATAATCTCCTCGACACCAGTTCATTGTCATTGCTCCAAAAAATGTCAGAAAACTGAAGTTAGTTTCACGCTCAGACGATAGCTCTTGCATCTTTTGTTAGAAGATGCCAGTTGGTTTAATATGTGATGACATTCATTCATGTTCAGTGTGGCCTAAATAATTTTTGGAGACTGTtaatagatttatttataaactaaaaATCAAAATGAGAGGAGCTCCTATGTTCTGTGGGTTTATAAAATATCCTTCTCCTGCAAAATATCCATTCGACATACTTCCTCTTTTGGCTCTCGTCTTTTTTGTGGAGCAGTAGAATCACACTGACAGTCATGAGGACGGTTTGGTAACTGAATGTTTCACATGACTGCAGTTGAAACCTCACTGGAGCGTTTGGATGTGTCACTGGATTGACTGTAGCTGAAGTGAGCTTTATGTAAACTGCAGCTTGTGTGTTTGTCTCTTTTGCACTTCCTCATCAGGATCCCGGAATCAGTAAATCTCAGCCGTCTGGTTCCTACTGGCCATTTGATGAAGGGAAGAAGAGGGGCATCTTCATCAATGATTCGAATGGAGATATCCTTACTGGGAAGGTACACTTAAGTATattaaagtaaaaagtaaataaaaatctaatttttgggCACTTTGATGCGTTCTCCTCCAGCATCCGCTTTTTCTTCATTCTGGCCTTTTCGGCCCCTCCTTTGTCCTTTTTCTTCTTGCCTTCCATGGGGGTATCGTTAAATGTTTGCAACCACGCTAATCCTTCCTGactgtcaattttattttaatttttttctagaaTTTgcgcgctttctctctctctctctctagtctgGCGTGTGCCATTTTCGGGTCATGCCATTAGACGAGGGGGCAGGGGGTGCTCATTATCTCCCTACATTTCTGTAAACAGACTTGACCTGCAATCGGTTCATTGGATAAATGAATTCCCCATTCCCAGGAGGTTTTACTCCATTCTATGTTAATTTAagaataaacaaatgaattaaatactcgttttttttttgtttaatttttttgtgaccATGAAAGTTCTGTATGAAGAATATGACGGGGAAAAGTCCAGATCGTCCCGATTGCCACTCCGCCCCTGGTTTAATGTggccttgttaaataaaagtattaattggtCAAAATAGTATAAATTGTAATGATTGATCATGGCTGAGAAGTAAACAGTGGTATTGGCAAACTTGTGTAATTCTGCAAATAGATGCCAGTATGAAGTCCATGTCTAGACAAATATTAAACAGAAGCTTTGTTTAtaatcaattaatattttgttcTTAGAAATATTTAGCACTTGCccagtcataaaaaaaaacagcaaaacaaaaaactcttattAGAAAAActtaatataaatgcaaattaaatataaatccagtccctccagaaaaacgcacatttttttgtgattgttgcgggcaaaaaaaaaaaaaaagcaatcgcataatcgcgtttttctggagggactgtaaatattataataattaattaatattgtaCAGTACATTTGTTATATGTGACTGAGGCTTGACTgcaggagtttttttttcttaggtcTGGCCAGGACTCACGGCCTTTCCAGATTTCTCCAATCCAGACACACATGAATGGTGGTACCAGAATCTGAAGAGTTTCCATGAAAAAGTGCCTTTTGATGGCGTGTGGATTGTATGTTGTGCATTTGCATTGTTGCCTATTTGACGGTTTTTATTTGCAGCTACTCAAGCATTGATCATGTTCTCTTCTTTATTTCTCTCCCCCAAGGACATGAATGAACCATCTAATTTTTTTGATGGATCACTGAATGGCTGTCCTGAGAATGACCTGGAAAATCCTCCCTACACCCCAGGTATCAGTGTAGTAGCTATTATGTGGAGATCTAATTGTGCCTGCTATGTTTATTCCAATGATGAGAAATGGTCTGCTGTAGGGATTCTGGGTGGGACATTAAAGGCCAAGACTGTGTGTGCATCTGCACGTCAGAAAATCTCCACTCACTACAACATACACAGTCTGTATGGACTCATGGAAGCTAAGGCAACTGAAAGGTACACtcaaacatacaaaaatacacacatattactgttcaaaagtttggggtcggtattttttttaatactttgaaattaatacttttattcagcaaggatgcatggaattgatcaaaagtgacaaagacatttataatggtaGTTAGTTtgacattcgttttttttttttttttttttgtcaattaaacTCTTTGTGGCTGTTATGTTTtgagcccaaactaactcagatTGTCATAAATATATGTCCTTTACATTGCGCTAGGCTTAATTTCTAGGGCGGAAAATTTTAAACAGTTAACCATTTAAAtcaattaaacaatttaactatgtgacattataatataaaaccaaAACTAAAATGTTCAGATAAACATCCCTGTCATTGCACAAAgttccgttttttttttgtttttttttaccgttttaggcattttataataattttacaatttttaatgtatgcaataatataaatcCATTAAACGACAACACCATTTGATCTAAAGGTATCAAAACAACTGTaaatatacagaatattattcagcataatgcacaaggcttagtttttcagattatgcctttgtttttatatacagtattgaatCCATATTTTTCAAGTTTTATATACTGTACCCACTTAAATGAATTAAACTGACACCGTTTGAGATAAAGGTATCAAACCAACTGTTATATATTCAGAAAATTATTCTTTATTATGCACAAGGCTTGGTTTTTAAGATgatgcttttattgtttttatattgttttattttattaaaggatcCTGCAAGCACTTTAATTTATCCCCCTTTACTCATAGTGCACAAAAAGTGGTTCAATAACTttgaatgttacagggactgattattaCAAATGCAGATTCCACTGTTTTCTGgttaaaccattttttatttatttatttattgcttaagGTTTGCATGTGGTggtgttcttaatgacagctttccttacaatatatactattcctaaaataagaaatatcccaatatatcgtCTTGTTAAAGTATCACAGTGTATTGCAATATATCGTATTTCAACCACTGTTTCGTGTTACGTTTCATATCGCTAGATTCTTGGCAATACATAGCCCTAATAGTTATGTCGAAATGATGCTTTAAAAATTAACGCACTCTTAATTTAACGCACCTGCCCCAGACCTACAAAAGTAATTTAATGTTTCATACAGTTGATTGGCAGCATATTATTGTCCGTTTTagataaattaacaaaaatattacagccgTTTAAATGAATGGACTGAATGAAAGACTGGCTTCATTAATTGTTAAGACATTtgccgccacctactggcagtttaaacatttatttcataattctgtaaataaaaaccaattaaatgaataattcactcaaaatttctaaaatctgtatgattttttctttctttttcttttttttttttgcgacataaattaatatattttgaagaatgctgttaaCTAAACTGTTTTGTATTCCATTggcttccattgtatggacaaaaaaattctcaaatatcttctttcatgttaCACAGTTTGTGTTAGGCCATTGTAGCAAAAAAGGTTTGTGTAATAAATTCTGTTGAATCAAGTAAATTATTTCCGTCTAAAGCTACTTTTCGCAAGGTCTATTtgatgtatttcttattttaca contains the following coding sequences:
- the LOC127983861 gene encoding lysosomal alpha-glucosidase translates to MVSYKRLTPEEVHFSGAALLDADESTDTDLKEEHPELPLLPQSPRCSITIALLTLGGLIVVLSGVWLLGTIFWLHKPPSTEPHRPPLPAVARSPNGTWLQPESCSQIPEAWRFDCYPERGVVVTEEMCHARNCCFIQHSQAKTSGRNGVPWCFYKPDYPSYELVSITNTEIGKAGKLLRNKKTYYPKDIDALQLEVLYEEDNRLHVKITDPAEKRYEVPIDVPVVQKRASSNPSYTVDFIKEPFGLIVKRAQTGTVLLNTSIAPLFYADQFLQMSTSLPSRFIYGLGEHRSNFLHDVQWNTLTMWARDVPPMELTNLYGVHPFYLSMESDGMAHGFFMLNSNAMDVALQPAPAITWRMIGGILDFYIFLGPDPSSVIAQYLDVVGKPAMPIYWALGYHLCRWGYKSSDKTWNVVKEMRNFGIPQDVQWNDIDYMDHALDFTYDTMNFSTLPDLVKDLHRHDQHYVMILDPGISKSQPSGSYWPFDEGKKRGIFINDSNGDILTGKVWPGLTAFPDFSNPDTHEWWYQNLKSFHEKVPFDGVWIDMNEPSNFFDGSLNGCPENDLENPPYTPGILGGTLKAKTVCASARQKISTHYNIHSLYGLMEAKATESALRKITDKRPFVISRSTFPSQGKYSGHWLGDNRSQWKDLATSIPGMLTFNILGIPLIGADICGFGGSTTEELCVRWTQLGAFYPFSRNHNSIDEQDQEPTAFSPAARIAMKEVILLRYSLFPHLYTLFHHAHISGQTVATPLLFQFPNDEKTYGIDKQFLWGKSLLVTPVLEAGQDHVVGYFPKGLWYDFHTGDTLVSSGEEINLKAPLDKINLHLREGSIIPTQRPNTTLWVSSGQPLNLIVSLSEDGLAKGDLFWDDGETIDTYEKDQYAYICFTVEQNTMTSEVLHNHEEAAYITVETVSFYGVKVEPENVTVNSQEAVFTYRDNQVLTVTDLGLNLSRNFTINWM